DNA sequence from the Bradyrhizobium sp. CIAT3101 genome:
GATCATCGAGGTCCTGAGGTTGACCGGAGAGGATTGCTTTCACCTCAAGGTGATGGTGCCCTCGCCGGCGGAGCTCGAGAGTATCGTCGATGCGATTGCCCGATATGGTTCGGTCACGACGGCGATCGTGCTGCGGAGCGAACCGCCGAAGCGTATCGGGCGTGAGCTGATCCAAAGGAGCTAGCGCAGGATTTGACAGTCCGATCGCATCACCCCTGCTGCATCCGCCTTGCGCGCCGCCGCCAGTCGCTCACGGTGAGCCATACGGCCGAGACCAGGAAGTAGAGCGCACCGACGCCGGCATAGCCCGCGACGTTTGCGATCGACGGGGACATCGGCGTCGTCGCCTGAAAGATGAAGAAGCCGCCGGCGAGCGCCGACTGACCGCCGCTGAGCACCATCGCCCATTGCGCGCCAAAACTTTTCCAGCGCCGGACCGCGGTCCCCAGCTGGAGCAAGCCGGACAGGATCGCCCAGGCGCCGAAGACGCCGAGCACCCCGTTCATGCTCGTTTGCAGGGCCACGATGACCGCGACTGATGTCGCGAGGCTGACCGCAACGTTCAGCGCCTGCGTACGATTTTGCGCGAGCCCGCCGCTGCGCAGAGCGTCCACGAAATTGGCCGCGGCGTCCCACGCCGGATAGAGCACGAGCAACGCGCCGGCGATCGCCGGAGACGACGATGCGACGGCAATCGCGGCAACGACCCAGGCAACGGAGAAGGCCGCGCGGAGGAAGTAATATTGCTTGAGCCATTGCTCGCGATCGTCACGAACGAGATCCGTTTGAAGATGAGCCATTGCTTTCATTCCTTTACCTACTAGTTGGTAGTTATTTTACGCAGCAAGACGCTCCGCCCCGATACCTGCGGGCGCCGCTGTCGTCTCGTCGATGTCCTCAGTGCTTCGTGGAGAGCCGCTCCAGCAGCGGCGCGGTGATCACACCGAACATCCTGGGATCGCCATAGGCACGTGCCGATAGCATCGCGCCATGAATGGTCGCCATGAACCCTTCAGCCTCGACCCGGGCCGCGCCGGAGAGTTTCAGCTGCCCCTTCCGCTTGCCGCGCTCCATCACCGACGTCAGCCAGGACGCCAGCGAACGGAAATGCGAGCGGACTTCGAGCGCCACCTCCTCCGGCAGGATCGGGAGTTCGCTGGCGAGCAGCGCGCAGACGCAGAAGGGCGCCGTTGCATCGCCGATGCACGCTTCCCAATACGCCACGTAGCCTTTGAGCTGCTCGCGCGGGTCCGGAACATTGCGCTCGAGCGCCGCCAGCCCTGCTTCGGCCTCCTCGCGATAGCGCGACACCAGGGTGCGGACCAGATCGACCTTGCTGGCGAAATGGTGGTGGATGCTCGGCTTGCGGATGCCGACGATGTCGGCGACGTCGGCATAGCTGAAGCCGTTGTAGCCGCCCGCGATGATCAACGTGCGGGCGCAAGCCAGGATGTCGGCGGCGGTCGAGGAAACATTGGTCATGACCCATGACTACCTACCAGTTGGTAGGGCGTCAAGCACCGGGTGCTTCACTCCCCCGTGAGTGGTAGGAGCCTCAAATGACTATTCGTCCGATCGTTCGCTACCCCGACCGCCGCCTCGCCATGCCCGCGCGGCCCGTCACCGCCTTCGACGATGGCTTGCGCGAGCTCGCAGCCGATCTGCTGGAGACGATGCGCGCCGCGCCCGGCATCGGCATCACGGCGCCGCATATCGGCGTGCCCTTGCGCGTTGTCGTGCTCGAGCTCGACGCCAAGGCGGGCCCGCAGACCTACGTCAATCCCGTGATCGAATGGGCCTCGCCCGAGATGATCCTGCACAAGGAAGGCAGCGTCTCGATGCCCGGCGTCAATAACGAGGTGCAGCGCCACGCCCGGGTGCGGATCGGCTACTGGGATCTCGACGGCAACGCGCAAAGCGAGGAGTCCGAGGCCTTGCGCGCCGTCTGCCATCAGCACGAGATCGACCAGCTCGACGGGATGTTCTGGATCCAGCGGCTGTCGCGGCTCAAACGCGAGCGGCTGGTGAAGAAGTTCGAGAAGATGGCGCGGACTTCGCCGATCCCGTAGGGCGGATTAGCGAGGCGTAATCCGCCATCCATCAGCGCGACGTGACGAGAGATGGCGGATTACGCCAGCGGACTGCGCTTCGCGCAGCCGCGGGCTAATCCGCCCTACAGAGCGCATTACTTCAGTGGCAGGAAAACGTCCGCGATGGCCTCATGCTCCGGCACCTCCGGGAACAGGCTGAGCCGCTGGCAGTAGATCGGGAAGTCGCGCGCTTCCTCGCCGCTGGCCGGAAGCCAGTCGCGATAGAGATAGGGCGCGGCGGGCTCCAGATTGTCGGTGAAGCCGACGACGCGCAGCACCGCGCAGCGTCCGCCGGGGATCTCGCCGGCCTTGATCTCTTCGCCATTCGGCTCGATCGGCTGGTCGGTCCCGACGCAGAGGTCGATGCTATATTCGTCCTGCTGCACCGGACGCCCCTCGGAGTTCCAGACATTGAAGGTCGGACTGGTCCTGGGGTGCAGGCCGGCGGCCTTGCGCCACGCGATGAACCGCCGGATCGTGTCACCAAGCGTCTCAGGACTTCCCCGATGCTCCAAGATCGCGACCCGCGTGGGGTGCACATCGCGGATCGTCACGTCATCAGTGGTAAAATTCTTCTGCATGAGCTTGCTCCTCGCGTTGTCGAGAGGCCCGAAGGCCGCAAGCCACGGCTCCCAGTCCGGCGATTTCCGGAACGACGACGGCGATTGCCCGAACCGTTGCCGAAAGGCGCGGGCGAAGGCGTCAGGCGCGTCGTAGCCGGCATCCATCGCGATGTCGGTGACATCGAGGCCGTCGACATAGGCCAGCTGATGCGACGCGCGCTTCAGCCTGGCCAGTTGGACATAGCGATGCACCGACAACCCGAAGGTCGCCGAAAACTGCCGGTGGAAGTGAAATTTCGAGAAGGCTGCGACGTCGCTCAACGTATCCAGGTCCAGATCCGTGTCGAGGTGCCGGTCGATATGATCGAGCACACGCCGCATCCGGGCCTGATAATTTCGCAATGCCGCCGTCATCGTCCCTCCTCCGTGGCGGCTTGAGTTAGGCGAAGATCGACGTGACGTGCTCGACCGATCTTGCGGTTCGGCAGAAACGTGTAGGATGGGTAGAGCGCAGCGAAACCCATCGGATTAATGTGGGTGAGCGATGATGGGTTTCGCTTCGCTCTACCCATCCTACAAGCCCCTACCCGCCCGCCATCAATTCCTTCGCCAGCGCCATATACGCCGGCAGCGTCACGGGATCATTCGCCGCATTGCCCGCGACGGGATGCGAGGCGTAGCGCGCGATCACCATCTCGGCCTTAGGATCGATGTAGATGCCCTGACCGTGAACGCCGCGCGCCATGTAGGCGCCGTGCGCGTTGTGCGTGACCCACCATTGATTGCGGTAGGACGCGCCGGGCAACGTGGTGTAGCCGGCCGGCTTGAATTTTTCGGGATCGCCGCCGCGCGCGATGTCCTCGACGACTTGTGACGGCACGATCTGGCGGCCGTTGAAGCCGCCATGGTTCCGGATGGTCTCGCCGAAGCGCGCGAGATCGCGCAGCGTGGTGGAGAGGCCGCCGCCGCCGCTCTCGGTGCCGATGCGGTCGACGTGATAATGCGCATCTTCCTCTGCACCCATCGGCTGCCAGATCCGCTCGGAGAGCAGATCGGACAGCGTCATGCCGCTGGCGCGCCTGATGATCCAGGCCAGCACGTCGGAATTGACGGTCTTGTAGGCAAACGCCTTGCCGTGCTCGCCCTGCTTCGTCTGCGCAATGAGGAAATCGAAAATGTTGGTGGCGCCGTCATAGTCCGGCGGGATCGGCGCCATGCCGTTGGCGCGCCGCAGGCCCCAGACGTGCGAATTCTTGTCGGTGTAGACTTCGGTGTATTCGAGCCCGGTGGTCATATCCATGGCCTCGTGCACGCGCGCATCACCAAATGCGCTCGCCTTCAGCTCCGGCACGTAGTCCGTAACAGGCGCCTGCGGATCGATCTTGCCCTCGGCGATCAAGATGCCGGCGAGCGTGCCGGTGAACGACTTCGTCACGGACATCGCGATATGCGGCTTGTGCGGCTTCAGCGCGCCGAAATAGCGCTCATAGATCAGCTTGCCCCGATGCAGCACCGCGATGCCGTCGGCATACGTCTCCTCCAGCATCTTCGCGAAGGTCATGGGACGTCCGTCCATCGTGGTCGAGGCGACCGCACCGATGTCCTGCTCCGCACACGGCAGCACGGAGGCAGGCCCCGCGCCGCGCCAGACATTCACCGTCGGCACCAGCTGGCGGATGTTGCTCCAGGCCCAGCGCAGCTCGGGGAAATTGCGGAAGGAGCCGTCCTGGAAGGTGATGAGGCGGTCGGGAGACGGCGGGAAGCCGCGCATGTAGCCGAGGGGTTCGGGGTCGGATTCTGCGGGGGGATTGGTGGACGGGACGGACATCAACACGGACTCCAGAGATGGCAGCCCCAATTCGTATCATGTGCGCGACCAGCGCACATCCAACGTTTGCGACGGGAGGACCGGCGGAAGAAGCGCAGTGCTGATAATCTTTCACCTATTGCTTGAAGCAATTTTCGCGGTGCCACTTTAGAAAATGCGGGTGCGGGCGATCCGATAGGCGCTGGGGCGCACTAGCACGGCCTGTCTTGTTGATCATCGATCGCACCCCGTCGACATCGTTGGTATGGCGCGAGATCAGAATCTCCAGATCGTCAGCGAGACTGATGAGGCCGCGATCAAACATCCAGTGCGCTGTACCTGAAAGAGCGATGCCATTGCTGATGACATCCGGCCCGTTGGCTTCAACAGGTCTTATATGAGCAGCGGCGACTTCCGCGCGCCCCATTCCATTGATGAGCTTCAAACCGGTAACTGCGCAGCGCTCATCGTAAGCGCGAAGCACGATGCGGCGAAAAACTCGATCGCGCAGAACTCTCGACACAGTTAAGTTGACGCGGTCGCGCTCCTGTTCGAATTGGAACGGCGCCTGCGTCTCATTGAGATCGAGCGGTCGGATATCGTCGTCACGCCGCGGCAGCAGCGGAGCATTCTCAGCAAGACCGAGTTCGCAAATTCTATTGAAATCGTCAGGCGAGATCGGACGGACCGCCGACTGAGCACGTCCCGAAATTCGTCCGTGCTCATTCAAGACACCGCGCTCAACGGGACCATTCGGCCCGTTGAAAGAAACCGTATTGGCAAAATCGAGATAACTTCCGGCCTCAATCAGAGCGAGATACATGCCCGCAGTCCCGGGGTCGGGAATAACTTGCTGAACCCGAGCAATCGCAAAATAGCCGCGCGTCTCGGTGACCTTGCTCGGTTCATAATAGATGATCCAGTCGCCGATGCAGGCTTCAACACGACGCAAGTACTGACTGGGAAACTGGTATCGTTCAGCGGGGCTGTCATCGTAGATCGAATCTGATCGATGGATGAATACCCCAAATCCCATGATCTAGGCGAAGCCGCCTGTGTTGAGCATTAGGGATCGATTCGGCACACCCCTACTCCCACTCAATCGTCCCAGGCGGCTTGCTCGTCACGTCATACACCACCCTATTCACGCCCTTCACCTCGTTGATGATGCGCGTTGCGGTCTCGCCCAGGAACTTCATGTCGAACTGGTAGAAGTCCGCGGTCATGCCGTCGGTTGAGGTCACGGCGCGGAGGCCCACAACGTAGTCGTAGGTGCGGCCGTCGCCCATG
Encoded proteins:
- a CDS encoding DUF308 domain-containing protein, which translates into the protein MAHLQTDLVRDDREQWLKQYYFLRAAFSVAWVVAAIAVASSSPAIAGALLVLYPAWDAAANFVDALRSGGLAQNRTQALNVAVSLATSVAVIVALQTSMNGVLGVFGAWAILSGLLQLGTAVRRWKSFGAQWAMVLSGGQSALAGGFFIFQATTPMSPSIANVAGYAGVGALYFLVSAVWLTVSDWRRRARRMQQG
- a CDS encoding TetR/AcrR family transcriptional regulator, coding for MTNVSSTAADILACARTLIIAGGYNGFSYADVADIVGIRKPSIHHHFASKVDLVRTLVSRYREEAEAGLAALERNVPDPREQLKGYVAYWEACIGDATAPFCVCALLASELPILPEEVALEVRSHFRSLASWLTSVMERGKRKGQLKLSGAARVEAEGFMATIHGAMLSARAYGDPRMFGVITAPLLERLSTKH
- a CDS encoding peptide deformylase, producing the protein MTIRPIVRYPDRRLAMPARPVTAFDDGLRELAADLLETMRAAPGIGITAPHIGVPLRVVVLELDAKAGPQTYVNPVIEWASPEMILHKEGSVSMPGVNNEVQRHARVRIGYWDLDGNAQSEESEALRAVCHQHEIDQLDGMFWIQRLSRLKRERLVKKFEKMARTSPIP
- a CDS encoding GyrI-like domain-containing protein, encoding MTAALRNYQARMRRVLDHIDRHLDTDLDLDTLSDVAAFSKFHFHRQFSATFGLSVHRYVQLARLKRASHQLAYVDGLDVTDIAMDAGYDAPDAFARAFRQRFGQSPSSFRKSPDWEPWLAAFGPLDNARSKLMQKNFTTDDVTIRDVHPTRVAILEHRGSPETLGDTIRRFIAWRKAAGLHPRTSPTFNVWNSEGRPVQQDEYSIDLCVGTDQPIEPNGEEIKAGEIPGGRCAVLRVVGFTDNLEPAAPYLYRDWLPASGEEARDFPIYCQRLSLFPEVPEHEAIADVFLPLK
- a CDS encoding serine hydrolase, with translation MSVPSTNPPAESDPEPLGYMRGFPPSPDRLITFQDGSFRNFPELRWAWSNIRQLVPTVNVWRGAGPASVLPCAEQDIGAVASTTMDGRPMTFAKMLEETYADGIAVLHRGKLIYERYFGALKPHKPHIAMSVTKSFTGTLAGILIAEGKIDPQAPVTDYVPELKASAFGDARVHEAMDMTTGLEYTEVYTDKNSHVWGLRRANGMAPIPPDYDGATNIFDFLIAQTKQGEHGKAFAYKTVNSDVLAWIIRRASGMTLSDLLSERIWQPMGAEEDAHYHVDRIGTESGGGGLSTTLRDLARFGETIRNHGGFNGRQIVPSQVVEDIARGGDPEKFKPAGYTTLPGASYRNQWWVTHNAHGAYMARGVHGQGIYIDPKAEMVIARYASHPVAGNAANDPVTLPAYMALAKELMAGG
- a CDS encoding HNH endonuclease, whose protein sequence is MGFGVFIHRSDSIYDDSPAERYQFPSQYLRRVEACIGDWIIYYEPSKVTETRGYFAIARVQQVIPDPGTAGMYLALIEAGSYLDFANTVSFNGPNGPVERGVLNEHGRISGRAQSAVRPISPDDFNRICELGLAENAPLLPRRDDDIRPLDLNETQAPFQFEQERDRVNLTVSRVLRDRVFRRIVLRAYDERCAVTGLKLINGMGRAEVAAAHIRPVEANGPDVISNGIALSGTAHWMFDRGLISLADDLEILISRHTNDVDGVRSMINKTGRASAPQRLSDRPHPHFLKWHRENCFKQ